One Campylobacter massiliensis DNA window includes the following coding sequences:
- a CDS encoding glycosyltransferase family 4 protein: MKKTDKINILELESSLGFGGQEHRTQRVINGLNKDKFKVFYALNPGSKSFEKPIDCEFVKFNLSKVYNIFEIFKICRFVREKNISVIATHSGKDGNIGAIVSKLTGAKVVRTRHLQTPIRSAFSYNVNDKIVAVSNAVKTQLVSQGVRENLIDVIYTGVDTARFNPNFTKNIKEELNLSSECVVVGIVAVLRAAKNHQLLFEAFSELNLPNTALVVVGDGPQEENLKKIKTPNIYMLGSRTNVSEFLGSFDIFVLPSKMEALGTALLEAQSCGVPCIGSDAGGIGEAINSGETGLLFKNGDKESLKEALKTLIEDAALRAKFSVNAREFIVRNFSIETMVAQTEAMYEAF; encoded by the coding sequence ATGAAAAAAACGGACAAAATCAACATCCTAGAGCTTGAAAGCTCGCTGGGCTTTGGCGGTCAGGAGCACCGCACGCAGCGCGTCATAAACGGGCTAAACAAGGATAAATTTAAGGTATTTTACGCGCTAAATCCCGGCTCAAAAAGCTTTGAAAAGCCGATTGATTGCGAGTTTGTGAAATTTAACCTAAGCAAGGTCTATAATATTTTTGAAATTTTTAAAATTTGCCGTTTCGTGCGCGAAAAAAATATCTCCGTCATCGCCACGCACTCGGGCAAGGATGGCAACATTGGCGCGATCGTCTCAAAGCTAACGGGTGCTAAAGTAGTGCGCACCAGACACCTGCAAACGCCGATCAGATCGGCATTTAGTTATAATGTAAACGATAAAATCGTAGCCGTTTCAAACGCCGTCAAAACTCAGCTAGTCTCGCAGGGCGTGCGGGAAAATTTGATAGACGTTATCTACACGGGCGTAGATACGGCGCGGTTTAATCCAAATTTTACTAAAAATATAAAAGAGGAGCTAAATTTGAGCTCGGAGTGCGTCGTGGTGGGTATCGTGGCGGTCTTGCGCGCGGCGAAAAATCATCAGCTTTTGTTTGAAGCCTTTAGTGAGCTAAATCTACCAAATACCGCTCTAGTCGTGGTCGGTGACGGTCCGCAGGAGGAAAATCTAAAAAAAATAAAAACGCCAAACATCTATATGCTAGGCTCGCGCACCAACGTGAGCGAGTTTTTGGGCAGTTTTGATATTTTCGTGCTGCCCTCAAAGATGGAGGCACTGGGCACGGCGCTACTCGAGGCGCAGTCGTGCGGGGTGCCTTGCATCGGTAGCGACGCGGGCGGTATCGGTGAGGCGATAAATAGCGGCGAAACGGGGCTTTTGTTTAAAAACGGCGACAAAGAATCGCTCAAAGAGGCTTTAAAAACGCTGATAGAAGACGCGGCGCTTCGGGCGAAATTTAGCGTGAACGCGAGGGAATTTATCGTGCGAAACTTCTCGATAGAGACGATGGTTGCGCAGACGGAAGCGATGTATGAGGCTTTTTGA